The proteins below are encoded in one region of Oncorhynchus gorbuscha isolate QuinsamMale2020 ecotype Even-year linkage group LG01, OgorEven_v1.0, whole genome shotgun sequence:
- the rgcc gene encoding regulator of cell cycle RGCC, which produces MKSPKLKSQGKSKFLEEDDLSDVLCEFDAVIEDFTSPMEKRHFQYDEHLKTVKRRSSASVSDSGISDSESAGSLNRNSFSFSDERLNSPNVFSPSPTSPPPLTSPRAKLGDTKELEDFIADLDKTLASM; this is translated from the exons ATGAAGTCTCCAAAGTTGAAGTCTCAAGGCAAAT CTAAATTCCTTGAGGAGGATGATCTGTCTGACGTGCTGTGTGAGTTCGACGCGGTGATCGAGGATTTCACTTCCCCGATGGAGAAGAGACACTTCCAGTACGACGAGCACCTGAAGACCGTGAAGAGACGGAGCAGTGCCAGCGTCAGTGACAGTGGCATCAGCGACTCAGAAA gcgcTGGGTCGCTCAACAGGAACAGCTTCAGTTTCAGTGATGAGAGACTGAACTCTCCCaatgtcttttctccctctcccacctcccccccacctctcacatcacccagAG CCAAACTGGGAGACACTAAAGAACTGGAGGACTTCATTGCTGACCTTGACAAGACGTTAGCAA gCATGTGA